A genomic region of Colletotrichum destructivum chromosome 5, complete sequence contains the following coding sequences:
- a CDS encoding Putative zn(2)Cys(6) fungal-type DNA-binding domain-containing protein, translating into MGRPPTSGYCRTCRRRRVKCDRLRPACEKCLRSGHPCGGYELPLRMQHFTATVDPSGAQQLSRISNTTKTTLPPPTMVQELTLTAFREQIAFSHLLSNYRWGPFWKPVLRVSLDGATQSDVVKADYTGSLATALGFMGARVNEPTMLAEGYELNGRVIRALQSALLTKSKIDLANWAVTITILSLYQFAVDQEVNIPHYYGMARIVEWCGPECFQHEPMLTNLRHMRALHACKCFNKDEGTFFAQERWKILPWLHHPKTSHDLLMDICVDIPGLTFSVASSAKTLSTEQKTASSAAIHEMLSKLYDWRRVWESNNRHAAMEVFTPLKENIICSPWVQMLLSRPLLLNTAQQAAEMLIYNSALVQLMNLQDFLQTGNRFPEALPTIINQAILRGPDQPLYMPEDIKHRWQPSIEGLRIMRLVKNIFTSSEDSVLISLSPIGIIYNSLLATEGMGRFFLSLITVPDDYARTDEELSIFRLWKSSEHMYTFR; encoded by the exons ATGGGTCGCCCCCCTACCAGTGGCTATTGCCGCACTTGCCGACGGAGGCGGGTGAAATGTG ACAGGCTTCGCCCTGCCTGCGAAAAGTGCCTCAGGTCTGGCCACCCATGTGGGGGGTACGAACTCCCATTGCGGATGCAGCATTTTACCGCAACTGTCGATCCAAGCGGAGCTCAGCAATTGAGTCGGATTTCTAACACGACGAAAACGACActtccgccgccgaccatgGTTCAAGAGTTGACGTTGACTGCTTTTCGCGAACAAATCGCATTCTCGCACCTATTGTCGAATTACCGATGGGGACCCTTTTGGAAGCCTGTCCTCCGTGTTTCCTTGGACGGAGCCACGCAGTCTGATGTTGTGAAAGCTGACTACACCGGAAGCCTGGCGACAGCGCTTGGTTTTATGGGTGCTAGGGTCAACGAGCCCACGATGCTTGCTGAGGGCTACGAGCTGAACGGGCGGGTGATACGTGCGCTGCAGTCAGCATTGCTGACCAAGTCAAAGATTGACTTGGCCAATTGGGCTGTTACAATCACAATACTGAGCCTTTACCAA TTTGCTGTCGACCAGGAAGTCAATATTCCGCATTACTACGGGATGGCAAGAATTGTTGAATGGTGCGGGCCCGAGTGCTTTCAACATGAGCCCATGCTGACAAACCTGCGTCACATGAGGGCTCTACAT GCTTGTAAATGCTTCAATAAAGATGAAGGGACTTTCTTCGCTCAAGAGCGCTGGAAAATCTTGCCATGGTTGCACCATCCGAAAACCTCGCACGATCTTTTGATGGACATTTGTGTCGATATTCCCGGGCTGACCTTTTCAGTCGCATCTTCAGCCAAAACACTTTCCACAGAACAAAAAACTGCATCTTCTGCCGCGATTCACGAAATGCTATCGAAGCTGTATGACTGGAGAAGAGTATGGGAAAGTAACAACCGGCACGCCGCCATGGAGGTGTTCACACCGCTGAAAGAAAACATCATCTGCAGCCCTTGGGTTCAAATGCTATTGTCACGGCCATTGTTACTCAACACAGCtcagcaggccgccgagatgcTTATTTATAACTCTGCACTGGTCCAACTTATGAATCTTCAGGATTTCCTGCAGACTGGAAATCGATTTCCCGAAGCTCTTCCGACCATCATAAACCAGGCTATACTTAGGGGGCCAGATCAGCCCTTGTACATGCCAGAAGACATTAAGCACCGTTGGCAGCCATCGATCGAAGGGCTACGGATAATGCGATTGGTGAAGAATATCTTCACGTCTAGTGAGGATTCTGTCCTCATCTCTCTTTCGCCTATCGGCATCATCTATAACTCCTTGCTTGCAACTGAGGGTATGGGGcgcttttttctttctttgaTAACAGTTCCAGATGATTACGCAAGAACAGACGAAGAGCTTTCTATTTTTCGTCTCTGGAAATCTTCTGAGCACATGTACACATTTAGATAG